Proteins encoded within one genomic window of Aphelocoma coerulescens isolate FSJ_1873_10779 chromosome 9, UR_Acoe_1.0, whole genome shotgun sequence:
- the LOC138114893 gene encoding ovocalyxin-32-like produces the protein MPGLRASLPAFLLLLVLPHGSPAAPGAGQELDPGSRSAAAAARVALQYRNFQAGSLGKLRALGQVRKATLKNIPESGHKYYLQFSTEDYRTGEDAGSCLATVLYPKKKSPPVVSIKCSHTKDKKEIQEEDNRLYQRIRHQTKPITANNIPDSYGNIEPALEPVWALAVAGSSSIMWEKSTETLGYFLAQVKAVKQWMRKDDFIEFDYTVLLHEMPTQEIISCHMRLTWLPGYPLKVKHFCAPESHGLDEGSGAESGSAAGASAEKGANF, from the exons ATGCCGGGGCTCCGCGCCTCACTGCCcgccttcctcctgctcctcgtcCTTCCCCATGGCAGCCCCGCGGCGCCGGGCGCCGGGCAGGAGCTGGATCCCGGCAGCCGCtcggccgcggcggcggcgcgggtgGCCCTGCAGTACCGCAACTTCCAGGCGGGATCCCTCGGCAAGCTGAGGGCGCTCGGGCAGGTCCGCAAGGCTACGCTGAAG AACATCCCAGAGTCTGGCCACAAGTATTACCTGCAGTTCAGCACTGAGGACTACAGAACTGGG GAAgatgctgggagctgcctgGCTACAGTGCTGTATCCAAAGAAAAAGTCTCCTCCTGTTGTCAGCATCAAGTGCTCCCACACCAAAGATAAGAAGGAAATCCAGGAAGAAGACAACAGACTTTACCAAAGGATCAGgcaccaaaccaaaccaataaCTGCAAACAACATTCCAG ACAGCTATGGCAACATTGAGCCTGCCCTGGAGCCAGTGTGGGCTCTGGCTgtggctggcagcagctccatcatGTGGGAAAAGTCCACGGAGACCTTGGGATACTTCCTGGCCCAAGTGAAGGCTGTGAAGCAGTGG ATGAGGAAAGATGATTTTATTGAGTTTGACTACACTGTCCTATTGCATGAAATGCCAACCCAG GAAATCATTTCCTGTCACATGCGCCTCACGTGGCTCCCTGGGTACCCTCTGAAGGTGAAACACTTCTGTGCTCCTGAGAGCCACGGCCTGGATGAGGGATCTGGGGCAGAATCTGGATCAGCTGCTGGCGCTTCAGCTGAAAAGGGAGCAAATTTTTAA
- the LXN gene encoding latexin has product MELPPSHFPAGRAAAVAVGYLRYLRGGPGRGLELRALRRARRQDIDDVGHKYYLELELEDVLDKDRPVNCTAEVLYHLGSKSTAPDVQVTVQGELRSTEEADKEFYSRIRSLEKELVAENIPDSHGNVSPELEPIHLLAWAASGYVIWQNSTENTKFHLAQVKHVKQVKRSDEDLQFDYVLLLHEMVSQEVIPWELTLLWHPRRGARVSRDRRQPGHAPGSGNT; this is encoded by the exons ATGGAGCTGCCTCCGAGCCACTTCCCGGCCGGCCGGGCCGCGGCCGTGGCCGTGGGCTACCTGCGGTACctgcggggcggccccgggcgggggctggagctgcgggcgctgcgccGCGCCCGGCgccag GACATCGATGATGTTGGGCACAAGTACTACCTGGAACTGGAGCTGGAAGATGTCCTGGACAAA GACAGGCCTGTGAACTGCACTGCTGAGGTTCTGTATCATCTGGGCAGCAAAAGCACTGCTCCAGATGTGCAGGTCACAGTGCAAGGAGAACTCAGGAGCACAGAGGAAGCAGATAAGGAGTTCTACAGTCGAATCAGGAGCCTGGAAAAGGAGCTTGTGGCTGAGAACATCCCAG ACAGCCACGGGAACgtttccccagagctggagcCCATCCACCTGCTGGCCTGGGCAGCCTCTGGCTATGTGATCTGGCAGAATTCCACTGAAAACACCAAGTTCCACCTTGCCCAAGTCAAACACGTGAAGCAAGTG AAAAGAAGTGATGAAGACCTTCAGTTTGACTACGTGCTTCTACTCCACGAAATGGTGTCCCag GAGGTGATTCCCTGGGAGCTGACCCTGCTGTGGCACCCCCGGCGCGGGGCCCGAGTGTCCCGGGATCGCCGCCAGCCCGGCCACGCCCCGGGATCAGGGAACACCTGA